One stretch of Miscanthus floridulus cultivar M001 chromosome 18, ASM1932011v1, whole genome shotgun sequence DNA includes these proteins:
- the LOC136521129 gene encoding BAG family molecular chaperone regulator 1-like: protein RARGGMLVQKRSPDADAPAGVPVPTIHVKVKFNGVYHEIYINSQASFGELKKLLSARTGLHPEDQKLVYKDKERGSKAFLDMAGVKDSSKMVLLEDPAAQAKRLLEQRRTDKADPAGDGVPRRIRSVAARGGRIQRARMMPESFRRPTPVA from the exons CGCGCGCGCGGCGGGATGCTGGTGCAGAAGCGGAGCCCCGACGCGGACGCCCCCGCCGGTGTGCCAGTCCCCACCATCCACGTCAAGGTCAAGTTCAACGGCGTCTACCACGAGATCTACATCAACTCGCAGGCCTCCTTCG GTGAGCTGAAGAAGTTGCTGTCGGCACGGACGGGGCTGCACCCCGAGGACCAGAAGCTCGTGTACAAGGACAAGGAGCGGGGCTCCAAGGCGTTCCTGGACATGGCCGGCGTCAAGGACAGCTCCAAGATGGTGCTGCTTGAGGACCCCGCCGCGCAGGCCAAGCGCCTCCTCGAGCAGCGGCGCACCGACAAGGCGGATCCGGCCGGTGACGGCGTCCCGAGGCGGATCCGGTCGGTGGCGGCGCGCGGTGGCCGGATCCAGCGGGCGAGGATG atgcccgagtcgttccggagaccgaccccggtggcctaa